One genomic segment of Ctenopharyngodon idella isolate HZGC_01 chromosome 7, HZGC01, whole genome shotgun sequence includes these proteins:
- the c7h4orf54 gene encoding uncharacterized protein C4orf54 homolog, giving the protein MAASEKTLIYREDTDSFKNLLSKRDMRLIAAQEESNYVDLNDLLELKLDDTKTVKVTFTGDSSQLAIIKSISGMSDSEGQHKPSTGKINESTKNKCAEKSSSFETATSEIPQADKTNCTEKKSPKSPNLETQSLGNDNSEEYNEVYLSSKSESDDEVTLVLSDHDTPEDREDESHYITTHEIQLLELDHDVDYDFETGSSWDLEDDLQVYSFVDYASFDSDETMGAKEASMKSNQVNTSGAVVSSKPESNLCDTDKCASSDEGLSKKQNTTGQIHLSIKATSRAVNEPNNIQDHEKDTSRYVLRGVDAKGDKVCDNAKCFIAVPGRLHFGSKRVNEYSSGASSAVSELDDADKEVRNLTARAFKSLAYPYFDAINFSTSSESSASEHGLGINRWSTFVDLKYGKGRDKNLVAHKGSTPNFHFAKKRDGKGITGLTLTSMRAPPVEIFALNGNLAGHKNASSTTKKIELMGKFSQGQSGLIRLTETLNFRCNVKSGQPVNESAEGSRSTDEVTHTLPSAQGSEASKRPCNAGETMDDTHKKAIFASSLLKNVISKKMQFEQERKMERGEICEAHHAPSPCFTTQEAQREKAAKKNSKGLQRQSSKFSEADSDFTIVCVDDLGDIVDGNSSDSKDDARKEETLTSASETNLESANDTKKGAFEASKSTLLRSQNSAFRSWRDGELEFQKEHKNDKTPEGKPLRECPEETNDSASGKHTKMSHLFVPSIQLPSSERDLRKPPPNVNYSTRDQGESGALKWRSNTLYVSDATRSAVTSKSPEIKISLRSVRDNKSDPFNIAKLLTPNLGCKTAEDTRCQALAAAFKGESSDKVPHFIVRDIRDSKGKLQTPIHQVRDVRKLVKSSYHFVSLDNNDNKSSDGEQKTLKQSPYLNSASLSPIVIKCQSVNTNSNVKQSGNLIDPPKRRFPEDIVETDRSSPQVAVANRLPKQEVPTGLRIETSAKKQDKTSDASEKKTEPKMANQAALEKLQAAVKTMEQLYVFDKNEWKRKTEPRPITDSHVLSLISSEKHTVEEQESSAPTDSLLRRDSNSNLMETPPKKDDKSSATPITREVRNGPKALMHFTGTPCKNITKKPVATKTPQTHVASPASLSTKAVTPKSPKLPISFKISQPKRVLEERERPNGSETEFAPLQFTSTADSENYLTIPVKPHATSAKKPTAAGLGKTAVYTVPPGGGKTQTASPPSYLTHSDNRSHPSPKRSSFVMETRSPDTPTATIYHTPLPVTMQAAQPQVICFSPSVQPSPIPTEHFQTTQRKMLLDPTTGSYYLVDTPVQPATRRLFDPETGQYVDVPMPQQPPMTPVPLPISPLALGPGAYGHTYMFYPGYMPTTMIPTRTIQSQLSMQSEADDGEKSHSHMGQQEDGAYMESPYYMPSGKSSQTTSVAQHVTTSRLANSKQPVISITSQQGPRIIAPPSFDGTTMSFVVEHR; this is encoded by the coding sequence ATGGCAGCATCGGAGAAAACGCTCATTTACCGCGAAGACACCGATTCGTTTAAGAACTTGCTTTCCAAACGGGACATGCGCCTGATAGCAGCACAAGAAGAGTCAAACTATGTGGATCTGAACGACCTGCTGGAACTGAAATTGGATGATACAAAAACAGTGAAAGTAACATTTACTGGAGACTCGAGTCAACTGGCAATTATTAAAAGTATTAGTGGCATGAGCGATTCAGAAGGACAGCATAAACCTTCCACTGGAAAAATAAACGAATCTACTAAAAATAAATGCGCGGAAAAGTCGAGCTCTTTTGAAACAGCAACTTCGGAAATACCTCAAGCCGATAAAACGAACTGTACCGAGAAGAAAAGCCCCAAATCCCCAAATTTGGAGACACAAAGCCTAGGAAACGATAACAGTGAAGAATACAATGAAGTTTATCTGAGCAGCAAAAGTGAATCGGACGATGAGGTGACTCTGGTGCTTTCGGATCACGACACGCCCGAAGACCGCGAAGATGAGTCCCACTATATCACAACCCACGAAATCCAGCTTTTGGAGTTGGACCATGATGTGGATTACGACTTTGAGACCGGATCGAGCTGGGATCTCGAGGACGATCTCCAGGTCTACTCTTTTGTCGATTATGCCTCTTTTGACAGTGATGAAACGATGGGGGCAAAAGAGGCGAGTATGAAAAGCAACCAGGTTAATACGAGCGGAGCAGTGGTCAGCAGTAAGCCTGAAAGCAATCTCTGTGACACAGACAAATGTGCCAGCTCAGATGAGGGCCTGtcaaaaaagcaaaatacaaCCGGGCAGattcacctgtcaatcaaagccACTTCCCGCGCTGTGAATGAGCCAAACAACATCCAAGACCACGAAAAAGACACAAGTCGCTATGTTTTGAGAGGAGTGGATGCAAAGGGAGACAAAGTGTGTGACAACGCAAAGTGTTTCATAGCTGTGCCAGGGCGCTTGCACTTCGGCAGCAAACGAGTAAATGAGTATTCCAGCGGTGCGTCCAGCGCGGTGAGCGAGCTGGATGACGCCGATAAGGAAGTGCGTAATCTCACTGCCAGggctttcaaaagtttggcgtATCCATATTTCGATGCCATCAACTTTAGTACTTCTAGTGAGTCTTCTGCTTCGGAGCATGGGCTGGGAATCAACAGGTGGTCGACGTTTGTTGACCTAAAGTATGGCAAGGGGCGAGATAAAAACTTAGTAGCACATAAAGGCTCCACACCCAATTTCCATTTCGCCAAAAAGAGGGACGGTAAGGGGATAACAGGCTTGACGTTGACCAGCATGCGAGCGCCACCCGTTGAGATATTCGCTCTGAACGGCAATTTAGCTGGCCACAAAAACGCATCGTCCACCACAAAAAAGATTGAGCTCATGGGGAAGTTCTCACAGGGGCAAAGTGGCCTCATAAGACTGACCGAAACGCTCAATTTTCGATGCAATGTCAAATCCGGGCAGCCTGTAAACGAAAGCGCTGAAGGATCACGTTCCACAGATGAAGTTACACACACCTTGCCAAGCGCTCAAGGGAGTGAGGCCAGCAAGAGACCCTGCAATGCAGGTGAAACCATGGACGACACACACAAGAAAGCCATATTCGCTTCGAGTCTCctcaaaaatgttatttctaaGAAAATGCAGTTCGAGCAAGAGCGCAAAATGGAGAGGGGCGAGATATGCGAGGCGCACCACGCGCCCTCTccgtgcttcacgacgcaagaagcacagagagagaaagcggCCAAGAAAAATTCCAAAGGGCTGCAAAGGCAAAGCTCAAAATTCTCAGAAGCCGACTCCGACTTCACTATCGTCTGCGTGGACGATCTGGGCGACATAGTAGACGGTAATTCAAGCGATTCCAAAGACGACGCGCGCAAAGAAGAGACTTTGACGAGTGCATCAGAAACTAATTTAGAGTCGGCGAATGATACTAAAAAAGGAGCATTCGAAGCCTCCAAAAGCACGCTGCTTCGAAGCCAAAATAGCGCGTTCAGATCGTGGAGGGACGGAGAGCTAGAGTTTCAAAAGGAACATAAAAACGACAAAACTCCTGAAGGGAAGCCGCTGCGCGAGTGTCCAGAGGAAACCAACGATTCAGCAAGCGGCAAGCACACTAAAATGTCGCATTTATTTGTGCCAAGCATACAGCTTCCGTCCTCGGAGAGGGACCTCAGGAAACCCCCGCCGAATGTGAATTATTCCACGCGCGATCAAGGAGAAAGCGGAGCTTTAAAGTGGCGCTCGAACACACTTTATGTGTCAGACGCCACGCGCAGCGCTGTGACATCGAAGTCCCCCGAAATCAAAATAAGCCTGCGGAGCGTACGGGACAACAAAAGCGACCCGTTCAATATCGCGAAGCTGCTGACTCCCAATTTAGGCTGCAAGACAGCTGAGGACACCAGATGCCAAGCGCTCGCCGCGGCTTTCAAGGGTGAGTCCTCTGACAAAGTGCCTCACTTTATAGTCAGAGACATTAGAGATAGTAAGGGCAAGCTACAGACCCCCATTCACCAGGTTAGAGACGTGCGTAAATTGGTTAAGAGCTCGTATCACTTTGTGTCTTTAGATAACAACGACAACAAATCTAGTGATGGTGAGCAGAAGACATTAAAGCAGAGTCCTTATCTGAACTCAGCCTCTCTTTCACCCATAGTGATTAAATGCCAGTCTGTGAATACAAATAGCAATGTGAAGCAATCCGGAAATTTAATAGACCCCCCCAAGAGACGATTTCCAGAGGATATAGTTGAGACTGACAGGTCCTCTCCTCAGGTTGCCGTAGCTAACAGGCTGCCAAAGCAAGAGGTTCCAACTGGATTAAGAATCGAGACGAGCgcaaaaaaacaagataaaacaAGCGACGCCAGTGAGAAAAAAACCGAACCCAAGATGGCCAACCAAGCCGCTTTGGAAAAACTGCAAGCCGCTGTCAAAACAATGGAGcaactgtatgtttttgacaaGAATGAGTGGAAGAGAAAAACAGAACCGCGGCCGATAACGGACAGCCACGTGCTCTCGCTCATCTCCAGCGAGAAGCACACTGTGGAGGAACAGGAAAGCAGTGCTCCTACGGATAGTTTGCTGAGACGAGATTCAAACTCAAACCTGATGGAGACGCCCCCTAAAAAAGACGACAAGTCATCAGCCACTCCGATTACGCGGGAAGTGCGAAACGGCCCTAAAGCGCTCATGCATTTCACAGGAACGCCATGCAAGAATATAACCAAGAAGCCAGTAGCCACAAAGACACCGCAAACGCACGTTGCATCACCAGCATCCCTGAGCACGAAGGCCGTGACACCCAAATCTCCGAAACTACCCATTTCCTTCAAGATATCTCAGCCAAAGCGTGTGCTAGAAGAGCGGGAGAGGCCGAACGGCAGTGAGACTGAGTTTGCCCCTCTGCAGTTCACTTCCACAGCTGATTCGGAGAACTACCTAACCATACCCGTGAAGCCTCACGCCACGTCCGCCAAAAAGCCGACCGCAGCCGGTCTGGGCAAAACGGCTGTTTATACAGTCCCACCCGGAGGAGGTAAAACCCAAACGGCCAGTCCGCCTTCTTACCTGACTCACAGTGACAACAGAAGCCATCCGTCACCAAAACGTTCATCGTTTGTCATGGAGACACGGTCCCCGGATACCCCTACCGCCACTATTTACCACACACCCCTGCCTGTCACAATGCAAGCTGCTCAGCCTCAAGTTATCTGCTTCTCCCCTTCAGTTCAACCCTCCCCCATCCCGACAGAGCACTTCCAGACAACCCAAAGGAAGATGCTGCTGGATCCCACCACAGGAAGCTACTACTTGGTGGACACTCCGGTGCAGCCAGCCACCAGACGTCTGTTCGACCCAGAAACCGGACAGTATGTGGACGTCCCCATGCCGCAGCAGCCTCCCATGACCCCCGTCCCACTTCCGATATCCCCTCTCGCTCTCGGCCCGGGAGCTTATGGCCACACCTACATGTTTTACCCAGGATACATGCCAACCACGATGATTCCCACACGCACTATTCAGTCCCAGCTCTCTATGCAGTCAGAAGCAGATGATGGGGAGAAATCCCATTCGCACATGGGACAGCAGGAGGATGGGGCTTATATGGAGAGCCCTTACTATATGCCATCTGGGAAGTCGTCGCAAACAACCTCTGTGGCTCAACATGTTACCACCAGCAGGCTGGCCAACAGCAAGCAGCCTGTCATCAGCATCACCTCCCAGCAAGGGCCAAGGATCATCGCTCCCCCCTCCTTTGACGGCACCACCATGAGCTTTGTGGTGGAGCATAGGTAA